gctttattgtttatcttgaggtgttgactgatgttctaaaaaaagaatcaaggagattgaccaaccagaaactgagatatagccagccaaacacaggtctaccaaaatacataagtgttttggtaatacTCATATCAGCATCAATATGTGACTTATAAAATCGAcctgtgtgccattggtcaattaagccaactaatgcgctctcctataacaatcacagcgttttaattggtttaatccctggacgtatagaacaatcaatttgggcctaacaatcattgctctgagaatttcgaaccagtccctctgacgtgtagattagttttagcattaaataattacacggatctattatttcgcaacatttcgctatcttgctagctcggctcagttttgttgttctcccacttagcttccctattcagacgcatctttagcgctgttcagattttttttatctatagctaataaatggcatcaattaaatcaatcatcaatctcggttatcatttataattttctacaaattatattagttacatcatttattctatatgcagttatattattattctgtATAATATGccttatgattattatattaatcataaaaataatcatagataagataatagataaatagaagaatcaaatgttattgtttttttttcttacaACAAGAGCAGCAAGGCtaagtttttttttttaaattatggctgtagtgaacttacagtctgttaatagtgacgataatcatgaaaatcaactgaatgctgcagtaggtacacagtagaaagatggtgaatgaacaaaaattcacattcccatttcttattctaaacaaactgcaaatcacgGATATCGtataatatagactatacatGCGCCGTTcattgaacagaggatcttcggagtatatccgtggagatcgagttaaaatttgaagcacaatagtcaaattctgctcttctgttttgaaaaatcatggcaagaggttgtgggcaactgcctttaccacacaatgtttgcttggttttcctgagaaaccagagctagtctgtaaattctttactatcgcgaaaagcgtttcacatctcgtagcctaaaacaatcagtaaACGTAATGGTGGTAAGGGtacgcaactccggcacatgtccAATATGTCGATtcatacgtcacaattctcgggattttcgaagggtttttcctttgattcgttattaggtagacctgtgtttggctggctatatctcagcttctggtgggtcaatctccttgattcttttttagaacatcagtcaacacctcagcataaataataaagcataataatatcacactttctctattctttaaaagaaacattgatttgctctaaacttgtacaggcgcagcagttcgttcagcaatagaagagagacttatgccagtatgttaatatacatatacatgtatataaaaatatataaaaaactttgtttctgtaaatacattaatattcttttttttgcattatatttacatttccataataaaatgaacaattatctatgcaacacaaaggatctgaatcggattatttttcaataagaatcggtatatcggatcagtatctgaatcggctagtgaatttagaatcggggcatctctaaccATTAGTTGATTTTCATTGGATAAAATTAATCTAaaattcatgtacatgtactttggcCACTATTTTTAGAGGAATGGATAACCAGTGTACCCTGTACCATGTTGGTTTGGATGACCAAAACCCTATCGAAAATAAGAAATCTATCTCTAAGCACTCCAGCTACCTCTCAACATGCAAGTTTTTCAACTCTGACAACCTGGTCAGTGTTTCGTTACGTCGTGTATGCAGTCTTGAGTAAAGACAAATACGTTGATAGGTGGTGCTTTTTAATTGCAAATCATGAGTTTTGATTTTTGATCCGCGTAGATTCTCACAGCCAGTGGGGATGGCACATGTACACTCTCAGATGTTGAAAGTGCTACTGTAATTCAGAGCTTCGTTGGACATCTGGCTGATGTCACAAGCCTCGATATCTCCCCCACTGAGTGCTACACCTTTGTTTCTGGGGTAATTTCTTAGAGATCTCTAGTTATATTTGTTTCACCGAATCGATGACAATATAGGGCTTCTGGTATGTAAATGCAGTCAGCAAATGTATAATCATGCAGCTTTTTAGTCATATTTTGTAGGCTTTCACTGAACTTCTTTATTTAATGCATTCAGAGTGTTGATGGAATGGCAATGGTGTGGGATGTGAGAAGCGGGGAGTGTATACAAGCGTTCGATGGTCATGAGTCAGACGTGAACACTGTCCGGTTTCACCCGTGTGGAGAGGCATTCGCGACAGGCTCCGATGATGCAACCCTCAGAATGTTCGACTTGCGTGCAGATCGAGAAATCTGTTGCTTCCAACGCCAGAGTATCTTGTTTGGATGCAATTCTGTAGACTTCTCAACAAGTGGTACGcatgtttatatttaaatactGCTACGCGATTGATGTAGGTGAATGGGCCACATGCGTGTTTAATATGAGGTAAATGAATTATTCTTTACTGTTTAATAACCAGACATAAGGCTTTGACAACCATTACACGTAACTTCAGTGTCCCAAATTGGAGTGTGTTTCAGTTCTTGTTTCACTTTGGGAATTTACTGCCAAGCAATCAACATTTCAGTCGACTTGGTGGTTGAGAGTCGCAGAGGTAATCATATCTTCCTGGCTCTTGTAGGTCGTCTCTTATTCGGTGGTTACAATGACTACGCGGTGCATGTATGGGATGCGCTTAAGGTGGAGAGGGCTGCGATTGTGTATGCACATGAGAATAGAATCAGCTGCCTGAAAACCTGTCCGGATGGAACAGGATTTTGCACTGCTAGTTGGGACCACACACTAAAAGTAAGGTGCAGTAAAATCTGATCTTTAAACTTGGGTTTTATTAAAGACAATAAACATATGTGCAAGATTATATATTAGCTTGAAATCTAATGATCTGAGAGTTCATATGACGAGTATTGCGATATGGCTGCTACTTCTTGTACATTCAGCACAATTCAGGTATGGAATGCATTGCTCACATTTTTTTTCACTAAACAGTTTGGCATAGAGCAGTTGAAAGTTGAATGTCTTTCTTGTTACCACCAGAGGCCTGTTCTGAGACTAGAACTTCAACCTGGTGTTAACAAGTCAGGTGGTTTAGACCAATGGAGACAATTAGGTTAAATAGTATTTGTAAGCTATTGATGAGTTCTTAagttttttactcaaaatacaCTACCTTGTATTGATAGTTAGTGCAAAATCTCTGCATTGCAGttgtaattacatgtacttgCGTGACCTGATGTACTTAGAAACTTctgataattaaaataatataattttcagAGTCTAATCATAGAAATCTTGAGAGTATGTTTTGTTGTGTTGTTCTTACTATATGTTTTGTTGCAGGTCTGGGCATAATCACTGGTGGCTATGTTGCTCTTCCCTTCTTGCCTTTCTCTCCGAGAGATTGAGTTCGAtagtttttagtaaattttgttCATAGGCAGTGTCTACTCCAATAGCAATGCACGCTATTATGCATTACTACAATATAAAGCTGATggattatatttttattgttctaGTCAGTATTTGCATGATAAGTTTTGTATTTCTTGTCTTTATTGTGCTAGCAGATATGTTTGTGACACAATTTCATTTTTTACCAACTGGTATGGCAGTTGCTCTCTAGTcattatttttttcatgaaagttattttttaatttgaactgaTTTTTGCTTGTTTTAGTCTATAATATCCAAAGTTGGATGTCGCTGCAATATAGTAATTGTTGTTGAACAACGGTGTACAACTTGTGAGAAAGCATCCTTAGAATTTGCTTCTAGCAACAATCCTGTCCAAATAAAGAACAAGCTTGAGCGTATAGTTTCAAATCCTTACTGGAGCACGCCGGAAGCCTTCATTGACGGAGCCTTTGAGTCAACAaagaatgttttattttgcttcaGCGATACTAACACCATTCCCCAAATAGCGTAATACCCGATGTCGCGATTGGCAGAAAGTTGAAAGCCAACTAATCATCCGTTTTACTCGACCCAAATGCTGAATGGTTTCATAAGAGATGTTGGGAATTGCACTTCACCTTACTGCTAACGCATGCCAAAAATGTGACTTTGATAAGCCAGTCTTATAGCATGTATATGAACTATCGCCCAGAAAATACCGTAATACCCCTAATTGAATGCcagccatggcactctatttttcaattctTCGTCTagagtggcggtcaattggaggtggcattcaaatagaggccggcgttgtatttttcaaatggcttgtcagatatttgggaagataaatttagcccttatACAGGTGTagcaaatgtcgcctatattttgtccTTTTCCGGTGGAGCGAGATTAAACCTttttgatgcaataaatctgctaacttagcTCCAATTTGAtaaagatcttttaataaatgtgcattgcGAAACCGAGAAAAAATTTCTATCAATTGATAGGCCTATATATTGCTTGCAGTTAGTCgacgatgatattatagcctggaTCCTGCTTTGCAACTTGTTTGAGATTTCAATTATTAGTTCATTCTAATTTTGAAgacgtttttattttatatctatatgtaatatttaccatcatatatgtattatatatgttaatTAAAAGACCATTGCACTAATTGATATGTTTACTCCAGTTTGCatcaaaactagctttttatgtgcaatagaagaagagTTACAAGCGTCGATCAATCGTAcgatcagattactgcaatgattgtaataaaaaaggttgcaATAATTATGACACGAAGTTCCTACCATTGTCATCATGGAACAGAGCTTTCGAGATAGCAATGATGGCCCTGAAGAAGGCCGAGGTAGGGAAGGGAAACTAATGAAGGGACTATAGTCGTACTCATATTTATAGGCTGCCAGCGTGCATAATAGAGTTCTCTGGATTTAACAACaattgccattctaactttcaaactcggATGAGAAAGTGTTatttgtaattgaaataaattaagagaaagaaaataaaacaactgtaaacggttttcatactttttcaaacaactttcagatttcatatcatgagaaaaatgtttcgtgcagatcaaataaatgaaataaaacaactataaaagggtttaaatatgaatgtgaaataattagctaaattaagcCTGTTTTGCTTTGATTACAATAAGAGATCATTCGGTATTGATACAATTAACACAAActgaacaacaaaataaaaattctgcaTATATTGAATTAATGTTagcaatttttgcatagaagtgtgtgtgtgcatgcgtgtgtttACACACACCGTTTGTACACAGAACCATTTGTAACCACACAACCTTGTGTGTGTacaaaaggttactgttccaccagaagctatccatcaaaactctgaatacggcgatactggtacctctcaatactggtacaaatgtaaaaatgagatatcgttcTGTCTTTGTATGACCAAACAGTGAGAGAATGTACAGGCCATTCCAACTTtcgataatacaattgtccacatAAAAATATCGACGTacacagcgatttagcaattagGTCTTACAAAAAACATGATgtagaagttcacgaaaacgctaaaaagcatcatgttcgtgttttatagagttaatagaattcatagagtttcaattaaaacgtcatttagcgtgtgcatgcGCTTATACGATAGTGTCTCTGATAATGTTCCGTGTAGTTTAGTGGTAGATCTCATGGTTAAAAAACTTGCGAACGCAttctccgtgagttcaaattcatcagaACACAGAATTTTAATGagaagattttaatagctggacataccggaGCACAGATGACAGaaaacagacgacaaactttaaGAAATGCATATATCGATGGTTGTTTAATAAtagcaaatttttatgttaaTCAATTATTACCATACTGTTTTAATATCTGCATGTTACTACATGAATacttaaaaaattgttaatacTCGTATTACGCAATTAGTTACTgtcaaatgtttttgttttcaaaatagtTTATTGTGGCAACAGTGACCTAATTATTGTGCAGCTACTCGGCTGTGGATTTTTCCCTTAGTTTGCTATATAAACTTTCAGCTTTGCCATTGCTGGGTTTGTTACTGTTTTGCGCTGTGTGTTATAGTAacaatcaaaatatttcatttttaaactagCGTTTCTTGATTTCCCAAAGGAAAGTAGCGTATAAAGTTTTTGGCGCTGTCTTTGACATTGTGTAATCAGCAAGTGTATCATATTCACTATAAGCGCTGTTGGCCGAACATACAAGAGTTATTGCGATTGGCTTACTAGGGTGTAAAAGTTGGGATAAGGCACCTACGAGTCTGTTGATCGGCTTGCCTTCAAATCTATTTATCGGCTCAACTTCGAAACTGTTTATCGGCCGTTCTCGAGtccgtttatcggctcgccctcgATTCTTTGTGTGCTAGCCCGTAAGTATGTTTATTGGCTCGCTtttgagtctgtttattggtTTGCCCTCGAGTCTACGGAGTTCACCCTGAGTTGGGAGTAGCCTACCCTTGCCTAGTAAGGTTTACTTCATGATGCTATCAAACAATATGctgtaaatctgcaaatttataagtcatataatgataatctattaaatgctacaaagatTTATTCAGGAACAAGTGActtaaatgaaccatacttatattacatgcggaaacaaaaattattgttaaaacaaaaatatttgcattggtTGATCATTTTGCTGCGTTGTGATTGTTGCTTTTCAtaaaacaaacatcttctggttgtccaatacctttcacaatgtcttccaacctcaactctttttctgtgCGGCATAACTAGTCGATATTACCATTTAAGcaattttttggcaaagcaaaacttttgcgcattgcatttagcacaaatgtaTTACGGAAAAGTTGCGCTCGATAAACGTAACCTTTGTACTgtcataaatgtaaaccgttttatatacatgtacttcgaagtatcaagactgtgttaaacaaagaactgatattagcctgaaacagttattaattatttctatagtgttgctttcagatttttaacaaaaaagccaaaagctttggaattggacatcaagagaattgattgttattgatgtaaacgattcattattaatacaaattTGTGGACACTTCCATTGATCTTTTGATATTATGgtttcataaagatcaaagattgtcaaagtggtgtTCAGATGGAGGTGGTGtacaaataaagggtggcgctctattttccaaCTTTTGTgccatagtggcggtcaaatagaggtggcgttcaattaaaggttttacagtagatgCTAACAATCTCCAGGGGCGGATCTAAAAAAAAAAGTGTTcggtgcaaaatttgtgtaatacATCTAGGGTAGGAGAGGGTGCGCAAGGCCACCTTCTTGCCTGGCCCCGCGCTAGCGGAACCTTTTGAAATTTaggcatcttagaatgaaggagaggtgtgtttgagcccaaaaaagtgtaatcatttgtttgcagcaaacaacaagtttatAGGTAAAGATTGACATTagatatgattaattaaattcGTGTTTTATAATGATTACTATTCTATGTATGTcaagattacatgtaaacagaaagttaacaaacaattgtgctataaaataaaatcaagacaaaatcaatcacaaaacctCAACAACCATTTGGTTTGCCTTTGCAGAAATAAGCCATAATTTTCGCAAACTACCatgaaaattgtttttagtATTAGCTACACAACGATGCTCTTATAAAACAGACATAGTAGGGCATACCTTTTGGAAATgttgttttgttgttgaaagaaatgaTCCAAAGTTCGTTTTTGGCCTTCTCAgatattttgcttttaaaattgcttgtagtatttttttcaaaaaatttgtgGCTCAATTGGAGATGTCTATTGAGACCACCCTCGTTTGTTTTTAAGCAAAACAAATTCaggtcaatgttattaaaacttgatcgttatAATGGGCCGTACTAGgccgtttttgttcatttcctccCAAAGCAAGTTTTCAGTGAAATGAAATGTAATTCACTCAATTCTTGATAGATTTAacaagaaattttaatttttccgCCATATTTAGGGTGGTATATTTGCACCATATGCACCACAGTAGATCCGCCCCTGATCTCTGACGGCAAACTTAAAAAAAGCATGCCATCTAATTAATGAGAAAAGCTGACAACTTTCAAATCTTCAAATCCTTACATCTCACAAACAATTGCTTATCAATCCAACTTACAATTTCTCAGAAGTATGTCAAGAATAACCCTTCTTATGAAACTGTTTGCGGATTGTGGATTTGTCAATTACAATAATTTGGTAAGTCATGGCATGGTCAGAGATGAGCCATATTGACTCAAGTTACTACACATGCTGTTTGAGAACTAAACATTTCTGAGGTACTTATTGAGCATACTGGTATCTGGAAGCCGTTAGTTAGTCGCACAAAAAGATTACGGAAGGTGGTCTGCTACTGCTCTGTAGCATGTTACTTTCCAAATCCCGATCAGAAGACCAATTTCATGGAAACCAGAAAAGGTAGTAAGAGGATCGAAGCTAAAAGATGGTGATACTAATTGGTCATTCCATTAggttaatagctatagctggacaaatcGAACTCCAGAcaccaactttgagatttatatatatagattgacaGTCTTTGAAATGGCTGCTTCTAGACATTCAGGGTATATACAAACTTAAAAAGTGCAtgtaatacatttatataatattttaacaagaCTAATAATGTTCTGACAAGTCTAACAAGACGAATAACAAGACTAAGGCGGCCAAAAAGCAGATATCTTGACAAGTGAGCAATCAGGAGAACCTTACGACGCTGAAATCACATATCAGTTTTAAGCAAGTCATAGGAATGGCATAGAGTTATTTTTATTGTGGATATTAGGTAGAGCAGGTCGTAATACCTGTTTTGGTTCTGATCTCAAAACTTCTTATTTGCCAGGCAAATGCCTTGCCAATTTAACTATTCGAGAATGATAGATGAAAGTGagcgatatatgttgctatctGGGTGAAAACACGCTACCGCTCTTCGTGATGGCGCAACGTCACGAAGAGCGTTAGCATATTTTTATGCTGTGCTCAACCATGATAGCAAGTACTTAGCTCCTATtggtaagcttactcaaattagccattgctATGTGCCATGCTAATGGCAAGCggcagacaactacattacctttcaATGTTGgtaagctagtttttaatacccTTACAATGCCAGGCATTCCGTTAGGGTTCTATATATTAAAGAGCATGAGAGCTTAGTCTTTTAAAATGGGAGATGGCCGCACTGATTAGAGGGATTACAGGGCCTTTGAGATAGCTAGGATCACAGATTTTAAGAGGCAACATAATAAATAGTAAAGGAATCCCATACCATGGATACCAAACGGTATGTAGCCATGAATTTATACAGTATACTTGCAGTAAACCTGGTGATGCCAGGGATTTCTTTCATTCTCAATCAGATGGTCTGTAATTGGGTATTTAAAAGTCTCATGAACGAAATGAAGTTTTGAAAGTAAATATCTTAGCATCTTGGCAGATGGCAGACGACACAGAGCATGTGCATGTGAAGTTTAGATGAATTGGCCAAAATTATGGAAACGCATGGCGTTtccacagactaacagacagactaaTACTTGCACAGAAAATGACAAagaataatttattaatatagataagAATACACTTCATAAAAATCAGAGCAATGCTTACATTATTTTGACCAAGTAGGTATCTTTTAAAATAGTAATTTACAACACAAAAATGTCTATTATTGCTTAAGTTCTTAAAATTGCTCAAAATAAGCATGCATGCATTTAATGAGTTACTGTTATATTTTTCTGTAATTTCACAATCAACCATTAGAGTGCAGAACAATTACACATGACTGGCATAGCCAAAGTTTTTTGGAAAGGGAACAAAAAACTTTAGTCCAATTAGCaagataaaatattgaaaagacGAACACTGTAAGATACTCTAGCAGAAATACAAATGCTGTTTTCATGTATTGATATAACTCAATAAATtattggagtctgaggtacatCAATTTTGTATGATACAATTACGAATTACAGGAGAGGTTGTAGTATGCGCAATAAACTGCTGGTCTGGAGGCATCAATACACTGCTTGCTGTTGAAGTCTTTACTGAAAGTTTTCCAAGTTTTCTTTGGCCTCTTGTGAAGCAGCTCACAAAAGTATTCTATAAAATCTAAAAGCCAAGAATAGATtgtttttcacacaaaaaatttcataaaagttaaaacttttAGCAGAAATTTTGTAGCAACAGTTTAGCAGCAGCTAAAATTTCTAGTGTTAGAAACATTCTCAACTTTAGCTGTTAAAAAATAGTCTTACTGAAGTTGCTTGTCTTTATGAATACCAAATTATatcatttcaaaatttttttcacaAGTGCAAGTCAAAACATAATTCTATATAAGgatatgttgtatgtaaatgAAGTTGTTCCACAGCTTAAAACACCTAACAATGGATACTTGAAATAATTACATAATTGCTATATCTTTCCTCCTAaatttgtttagatttttgtttagctttttatGATACAGCTGGTAGTTTCGATTTTACTTTTGATGTcagttatattaataataaaatacttaataagattttatattgttataaaatggCAAGTGGAAATACTTTACATAAAACCatctaaaattaataaaaaattaaattttaataaaaaattaataaatttggAAAAAGGTTCATAATTTTCATTTACCAtcgaaaaagaaaaatatttcacaGTGGTTTTGATTATTCAGAGGCAGATATAAAGGTGAGAAGTAATGTGTGTGTTTGATGCAATGTAATGATGCAAATTGTTTCAGTTTATTAAACTATTAAACTCTTTTAAACTAGCAAAAGTCTAAACTAACTTTATGTATTTAATATCTGTAtgagttttaaagttttttaatgtttttattgaactttttaaattgatttgtGGAGATGCAATGCTTgaataatttttgaaaattgtgcAACAGAAATCATTTTATTGGTGGGGTTCAATATTTGCTCAGAATTTGTCGAAAACATATTTGGAGGTGATTGTAAGTTGAAGTTTGATTGTAAAGGAGGTACACAAGTTTAACTTCAAAACTGTTCACTTAAAGCGACCAGAACTAATTCTTGTAAGTTTAGTTTACGACCAGAAAATTTTTTCAGGTTTAGTTGATTCATGTACTGGTACAACTCTATTATCACCAACTTTTGTAGAACCAAGGCTAAATATGTAGCTTTACAAGCCACTGCTTTAGGAGTCAAATACTTGGCAATAAGTATAGTTTGTAGCTAGGCAGACCTCGGGTGCTTGGGAATTCATTATTTATGATGTGATATATGAACTTTCTATAATTTAAAACAATGTCAAGGATAACTATTTTAGCTAAAGAAGCCACCCATCCAAGGCCAACATACATGTCACTCACAAAGGACAAAAGTGCGCTCGTTAACGATAGAATTAGCCAATGAGACGTGAACAATGCGGAAGACCTTCAAACAAAGACCAATACAATGGACCTAATTCTGACACCATTTCACACTCATCCGCTTAGTCAAACATCAGCATAGGAAGTTAACCAGGTTCAATAATTGCtttgtgtgaaaaaatattttttgtaggaACATGTTGCATTTTGTTTAGTTTGCCGTAAACTCAAAAGAACTACACATAAAAGCCTAaattaagtacatgtacatacaatgtGTATATAATTTTAACCAATAAAGCAATAAACAGTAACATTcgctttttctattattactttaCCTAAGATAAAGGATGGATGGAAGTGTTGATTCAGTTATGATATGGTTGAGTTAGAGATGTGATGAGTTAGAGTGAGTGATAAAAGTATAAGGTATAACTTACTTTAACTTACATCACATATAGCTAAAATAAACTTCACTTATTGAAATTTTTGATTTTGTGCTTTGATATTATTTGAcagttatttttacattacaacttttcaaatctttttattttatgcgTCAATAAAACCGGCTTTAAATTATCAGCAGTTGAAAAAATGCTGAATATTTATCAAACAAATATGTCTTACCGCCATGATGTAAGTAGGTTGTACGAATACTTTGAATGCGCCTCGTTATCAACTGAAATTCGTTCCTTCACTGATTATAATAGTGAAAAGCAGTGTCACTTGTCGACACCAGTTGCAGGTGCCTAGCGAGTGCAGCAGGGGAGGTAAAGTTTTTAACATGAAGAAAACTGTTAGAAGGGGTGACTGCTTCATATTCTTCAATCGAAGTACCTCCTAGTGCTATTGGAATTATGGTGTTTTTTGATTCTAGAACTTTCCATAGCTTTTCGGATACATAGTCTTTGCATAGCGAATTTTCAAATGAGAGATAGAACATATAGTCATCCATTTTTGGTTCTCCTTTTTCGAAACTTTGTACTAAATTATCAAATCGGCGACCACATTCTTTAGGGTTTGTTGTAAAGATATCTATTGTTACATAtcgagacaactccaaaatatatatatgcttcatCAGAAAATGCTGAACTTCAATGACAGCTGAAATGAATATGCATTAATATTGTTCTAAATTGACATGTTTATGATATTGGTTAAAAACAGCTACAGAAAGTTTGAATGTTTTTGCAAGTATAAATAGCTGTAAGTTTATTTTAGCTAGAAATGGTTCTATTACAAATAAAGATGTTCGTTAAAGAACTTTCTCAGATTATACAGAATAAAGCGATATTTAATAAGTAAAACGTCTTGGGAATAAAGGTACATCTGAAGCCTCCCCAAATTTCATCTGATAGACAAACATTTACAGCAAGTCATTTTTGATATCCAAGTAAACGATCCTTCAGTACATTTTCTGACAGGCCACTTTTaatgttgtaaaacataaaaGCTTTGAGTCTTTAGTCTTTAAATAATGAGAAACATTGAGATCAAATTCAAATGCTTTAATCAAATTATATGAACACTCC
Above is a window of Watersipora subatra chromosome 3, tzWatSuba1.1, whole genome shotgun sequence DNA encoding:
- the LOC137390153 gene encoding guanine nucleotide-binding protein subunit beta-5-like, coding for MGDADQELASLQKEAEELKARLLAERSKVADKSFKEVTSCVEGIKNYATKVRRQLKGHTGKVLSLDWCSDRRHLVSTAEDGGIIVWDAYTNCKEHVISSGIKWLMASSYGPSGSVVACGGMDNQCTLYHVGLDDQNPIENKKSISKHSSYLSTCKFFNSDNLILTASGDGTCTLSDVESATVIQSFVGHLADVTSLDISPTECYTFVSGSVDGMAMVWDVRSGECIQAFDGHESDVNTVRFHPCGEAFATGSDDATLRMFDLRADREICCFQRQSILFGCNSVDFSTSGRLLFGGYNDYAVHVWDALKVERAAIVYAHENRISCLKTCPDGTGFCTASWDHTLKVWA